The Penicillium oxalicum strain HP7-1 chromosome VI, whole genome shotgun sequence genome window below encodes:
- a CDS encoding V-type proton ATPase subunit E — MTAFIRQEALEKAREIQLKADEEFAIEKSKLVRQETAAIDTLYEKKFKQAAMSQQITRSTLSNRTRLRVLGGRQELLDELFEKAREKISTVAANDKKKYQTMLEGLILEGFYYLNEESVEIRARKQDTDAVKKAIEGAAKEFKKNVGKEVTATVDESEPLPEASAGGVVIVGGKGKIEINNTFEERLRLLEIDALPAVRETLFGKNANRRFYD, encoded by the exons ATGACCGCGTTCATCCGGCAGGAGGCTCTCGAGAAAGCCCGAGAGATCCAGCTGAAGGCCGATGAGGAGTTCGCGATCGAGAAGTCGAAGCTCGTGCGCCAAGAGACTGCCGCCATCGACACCCTCTACGAGAAGAAGTTCAAGCAGGCCGCCATGTCCCAGCAGATTACTCGCTCGACTCTCTCTAACCGAACACGTCTGCGTGTGCTGGGTGGTCGTCAGGAGCTTCTGGACGAGCTCTTCGAGAAGGCCCGTGAGAAGATCTCGACCGTGGCTGCCAACGACAAGAAGAAGTACCAGACGATGCTGGAGGGGTTGATCCTGGAGGGCTTCTACTACTTGAACGAGGAATCTGTGGAAATTCGCGCGCGAAAGCAAGATACCGATGCCGTGAAGAAGGCCATCGAAGGAGCCGCGAAGGAGTTCAAGAAGAATGTCGGCAAGGAAGTGACTGCAACTGTCGACGAGTCCGAGCCATTGCCTGAAGCTTC CGCTGGCGGTGTGGTGATTGTTGGaggcaagggcaagattgaGATTAACAACACATTCGAAGAGCGTCTGCGCCTTTTGGAGATTGATGCTCTACCCGCTGTGCGCGAGACGCTTTTTGGAAAGAATGCCAACCGCCGCTTCTATGACTAG